A window of Anas acuta chromosome 5, bAnaAcu1.1, whole genome shotgun sequence genomic DNA:
TGTCACCTGTGGGTTTTCTTACTCACAGGAGTGGCCAGAAAGCACAGCTGGAAGCAAGTGCAACCCCTTCTGTGTAGTCTGCTGAAAGCACCactgagcagagctgcaaaCCATCCTGTTCTGCTCCTCCAGGTCATCTGCCCATGGCTTTGCCAGTGAGCCTCCAGCCTCACCTGGGGAGCTCATGGTATTGCTACAACATACAATAACATCggctttttaaataataaccAGGAAAGACAAATTTAGAAGCAAGAGCCAGAAAAGAGGTTTTCAGTTCCATTTATTGTTAGGTTAGGCATCCAGATTTTCTCCAAGCTCTGggctgagaaaacagaaaggagagaggaattTGTTCTCCTGATAATATAAATTTATCAGGAATGTGATGAGTGATAGTGGCACAGAGAGCAGaggtaaaatggaaaagaactGTCATGGCCCAATAGCTATTTAGTCTGAGAACTGTGAGGATAAAATAGTACAGAAATTTACCTTTTAGGTTCATCAAATCTTAAAAGATCTCTACAAGATTCCCCACAATATCATAAAGAAATCAAAGTTACCCAGAGGTTATGAATATCATTGGTCGAAAAAGAAAGATCAAGAATAGAAATAAACAGACAATTTTAGCATGACGAACTGCATTTGCTCAGAGGAGTGTCGTTTGTTAATAATCCTGAAAGCAGAGGGGGGAGCAAAATTTGCAGATGGCAAgacattatttttgtgttgttcaAGACCAATTTAAACATCACTTACATTTTGTATGCAGGTCATACAACTTCAGGACTGTAGCTTTAGCTGTCCAGAACTGAAAGTGTTATCACAGTCCGTGGCATCTGTAATTTGTAAACTAGGAATAACCCAGAATAACGGAGTTGTGTCCTGTATGGACATCTGTAGACAAAGAGCTCTTGgtagcagaaaggaagaaatcagTGACCATCCAGGACTAAGCATTGTTTGCAGGCTTGGGtcacagaaaagagaaggaaaaagtgaaaaagagtgtaattaaaaaaaaaaaaaaaaaaagttttaatactGGTATGCATTAGGAAAACATTGAGGGCAGATATATTTCTTCACATAGAAGAAAAAGGGCACGTACAGAAAAATCTTTAGATATATGAGGGGAATAGGTAATACACTTAATACACTTTgattctcttcctcctgccagccctATTCCAAAGTAGAGTCAGAAGCAGTCTACCATCCTGAGTTGCCTCCTAGTCCCATCTTCAGCTCCTAAATTTCTCCCTAAACTCCTCAGTTTTACCAATTGCCACCAAAAAGTTTATAGCGGAGCAGAGCCTGCCAAGTAGGAAGCCTTCTGCTCACAGCAAACCACTGTCTTAGTCCAACCAGCAAAGTCAAAGAGTAAATTAAGAATGACTAAAACACAGCCCCTACTGAAAATaacagctgaaagcagaagcaTGAAGGCCGCGCTCAGACCCTGGTGACTGGAGCCTGTCAAGCCAAGCAGCCCTGAATCCCCCACAGTCAATTCAGTCGAGTATCATTCATATACATAGGCCCACACTTCCCAGAACTCCTCTCCTCTGGTTTCAGggctgcttggttttgtttctggctTTATGAACTCTTCAATCACCCCTTTATATCATTCGCCAATTtctggacaaaaataaaactcctatgctttgcatttcttcccctcttcatTGCCGCATCTGTTTCTACTCAGATAAGCCTCTCTCTCTTctagaagcagcacagcagctgcctttGGATTTCCCCAATCACAGCCTCTTTATATAAAAATTTCTTAGCCATGAAGAATTATTTATACTTCAGGACAACCCCTTGAAGTGGATTTTAAAGCTAGAGGGAAATCTCCTGTGTAGCGAGGTTGGCACGAGTACTAACAGAGGTTGCAGATTTCTGTAGCCAAAAGTATCTGTGAAGGTTGGAAGGCACTAAACCAGAGGCAGGTCCCAAATTAAATGTAACTTATTAGGCCATCGGATAGAGCCTAACATCTCTGCCTTCCTTACTGACCTTAGGAAAAGCCAGCTTCTGACACTCTTGGACTACGTTGTGCCTTCGTGACCAGTGAGGATATGCAGCTTATGTTCTGGAAGGGGTGAAGAATATGCCTTGGAATGAGCTTGGTTTTCTCAAAGATCATCCAAAAGACAAGTCTAGGGATGATGTTGGCTGTGATAACACAGCTTTCTGATTTCTGGTGGATGAGAACAGGCCTCAGTGACAGGCAAGGACGTTGAACGGGTGGTGGGAGTTGACTTGGAAAGTGTGAGGAAAGCACCTTAGCAACTTGTTCAGAAGAGTGATTCCGTGATGCCTTTTCCCTCTCACATTGGGTCAGAGGCCCAAGGAGTAGGTGGCCAAAAGGTGAATGTTACCAGAGGAAAAGTGGGTGCTCAGGGATCTACTGGATCTTCCAACCACGCAGATCCTGCAGAGACTTCAAAGGAAGCTTGGGCCTCCGAATGGGAAGTGTCTGCACTCACAGGATCCGAGGATGTCCCTCGCTCTCAAATTCACAGCAGTGATTTGTGCCTCTTAACTCTTATCATTGCACTTGAAAGGTTTAGTTAGCACAGCCCTTAGGTGGCCTTATTGCGTTTTTGACTGATGGGATTAAGGTCTAGAAACAATGTCAGAAGACCTCCCCTTTCACAACAGGGAAGGTTGCGAGGTCTGTGTCAGGGGAGGCTGCCACAGGGAAGTTAGACATTAAAACTCAGTGACTTtatcagaagaaaggaaagagggagaaagctGGGCTGCACATGGGTTTAGGCTGATAAGGACAGCGGCTGGGGAAACATTTTGAAGGCATTTTAGCTCCTGACCTTAAAAACTGCAGATAGAGGGGCATGTGTTCGTAAccacagtgctgcagcagtCCCACCAGGAGGGACAACACCGCCACTGGGTCCAGCGCCCCAAGTGCTTTAGTGGAGGTCTTCAGAAGCCACCACTCgtgcctccagcccctgcagcaaGATCCGAGACCAAACCCTTGTTCCAGGCCAGAGCAGGGAAGGCTGCGAGCCCTCTGCTGGCACCTGTGGCTTTCTGCATCCCACCGGCCTTCAGAAAGCGGGAGCCAGCACACAGCTTACAAGTCCAGTGGCTTGGTGTGTTGCCGTGGGTTAAATAGACGATTATTTGGATACCTTAAACCTTTACAAGTCTTTCCTCTTATTTTCCTTGTGTAGAGATCTGGGGACACAGTGACGAAGGGCTACATTTACAAGTGCAGCACGCAGGCCCTGCAACATTCAAAATTATGCAAAAATTTCCCCTACACAAAGCAGGATGGCGTGGGTGCACAACCTGGAATATCACCTAGGGAGACTGCAGGCCTCAGAAGCACCACAGCTGGTCAGGGAACGACTCTGAGCCTCAGGTGCTCAGGTCCAGCTCGGGTGTGGTGTTGTACGGAGGAATCACACAGGCTTGAGCTGCAAAGAGTACATGGGACTGCAAAACTGGTGTGCTACTATTCACATCTGCCTTGCTGCAgcaagaaaaaggcaaaagaggAGTGTACAGGGTGGAAGAGCCCTTAGAGCCCTGGTCCCTCAGATGTGCTGGTTGTTGGTTAGCACACACCCCTCAAGACACAAGGCGGTTACGGTACCTCTGCATGGCCTTCTGCAGACAGATACCAACTTGCTCTGCCCCGTGCTCAGATCTGGCTGGATGAGAACCGTCTCTCATCCAGAAGTGTGCAGCTGTGGTTAgtgtggctgtgctgcttcagctTCTAAGCCCAGCTCTTTCCTGCGAAAGGCCGTGGAGACAGCCACGCATGGTCTCTGTTGGCTCTGTCGTTGGAGCAAAACCACCTCCCTTCTCTGCTGTGCACCAGGCACGCACATGGAGCATGAACACCTCTCTGCTCAGTGCAGaataaaagaagtgaaaaaagaGCCAGCTAGACTCAAAACTCAGCCACAGTCTAGATTTACATCCCCAGTCCTGATCAGGGTCACAGATTAACCCCAAATGCCAAATTCTCGAAGTATATAAACCCTTCTTACTCAGCATCCTCCAGCCTCGATCTCAGTGAGTCATACCAGTTCATGCCAATGAcacaaaaaaaggttttcatcTCCTAATGCTTGCAGCTGGCATTAATGAATTCGTAATTAAAGAGTGCTGGAAATGTATGTGGCTCAGTACCGAACTCGGGCatgttcctcctcttcctcccactcTCACTTCAGCAAAAAGGAGAAACCCAGGACAAGTACTGGGCACCAGGGTACCATCACTGGGGCTCAGGAGAGAGTAAAGAATtggtgcaggggctgggaggaatGCCCCTTGTTCTGCGTGGATGTCTCTGAAGTGGTAAGACTCTCAGCAGCTGGCATCTGCAATATCAGCTTCAAGAAAAATGATGTTATGTAGGAACCTTAACACACTGCTTCTGACCCTGCTCTGGCAGGAAATGAATATGCATTGCCTATGGCTTAGTTTGGTAGGCTTTTGATTAACCTCATAAACCTTATGATTAACCTGATTTTGATACAACCTCAGGTATATAAATGTCGCTGCTTCCCTGCTCAGATCCCATCCAGAGCATTAATAAACAAGGTGGCAACAACACGGCAGAGCAAGGATACAGACTACACAAGCACCATGCTGTTTTCTAGGAGAAAGTCTCACTATTTCGCACCacatttgctttctctctccttgccagcttttgatttgtttctcaGCAGTGATTCCTGATCTTGTTTGAACTCTGAACTATCAGCACCCGGACAGTATTCTTGTACAAGTGCTGCTTTGGACACTGTGCTCATTCTAAGAAACGGAGGGTCTCTTTTGTGGGCTGTTGCTTCGGTTCAGCATGCAGGAGATGATCCTCTTGCTGATGCGGGCTGGCAGCGCTAGGAGAAGTAACTTCTGGAACAGGCTTTGCAAAAGGAGTGTATAAATACTCTGGAGCCACAGCAAAGtggtctgcagagctgcttaGTCTGTCTTTTGCCAGATTAAGACATAGGCCTTGACTTCTCTTCTGGCTCCTTGCATGCTGTACTTGTGTATTatcccttttttctccccttgagAGAGAAAACTGAATAAATTGACCTGCATTAATTTGGAGGGAGAACATCACAGTGATGACAGCTGGGACCATAACAGACCCATACAATAGGAGGAATGTACTTTCCCCTGGGCTGGCTCTGTTTCTCCCTACCTTGACACCGAGTGCATCAGGAacctgcagctgagctggggaGGATGAAGCAGAAAGGGAATACCAGGCATAAATAGTGCCCCGGGCTTCCCAGCTGGGGAGGTACATTAGGCTTACGTCAGCACCGGGTGTCATATCTTTATTTATCTTACTGTAGAAGCAGCCCTGAAATGCTGAGCCTGAATCCTTGTGAAGTGCTGAGTACGTGCTTTTCAGGGagatggaaaggaagaaaatgagtgCACCTTCTGCATTTCGTGACTTGCTGCCCTTCTGCGGAGTCGCCTGAGCGCCGTGGTCTGTGGGAGGTACCGAGGTTCCGTGAAGGACATAAGGGAAAACACAGCTCTCGtgtcctcctgctcccctctccaGCTTCTGGCTGtgtcagcagctctgtgcctctgtttcgtcctgctgcagaggagaCACCGGGCAGTACATAAATTTGGAGACAACTTTTGCTAAGGCTTGAAGGGCATCCACAGCGgctgccacctcctccctgccctccctgctctctCAGCCCCCAAATGTCTCGGGACCTGACGGTCCCTCAGCAGGAGCCTTCACACACGTTAACCTTGATCCTCCATGCTTTTTCCACAGGGTCTGGTATCAGCCAGGCTGAACTCAGAGGCACTGTGCCATACGGGAGTGCAACCAGAAAGGTTTCTGGGCTGTGAGAGCTCAGCCTGTGCCCAGCAGAGGCCAGCACAAACGCAGCGTTTCGGCAGGCTGTGACAGCAAAGAAGAGCAATCTTTCCACTTGGCCTTCCTCCACTCAAAAGGAgcctctctgcctgctgcaagCTCTCATCGCTGCTTTGAGAGAGCTCTTACCTAAATGAGGGACAACGTGGTGCAGCAGAAAGGCACCGACAatggctgcagcctgcctgggTGGGAACAGGCCCAGCGGCACCCCATTTCTGTGCCCATGTCACCTTCCCGGGAGCAGCACCCTGCCCCTGGAGGCTGGGCATGGCCACGAAGTGCTCCCAAGGCCCTTTAGAAGTGCAAGATGCCGCTGAGATGAAATTCAAAGAGAATTGCAATCAAAGCAATGGAAGATGACTGCCCTGCCTGGACACCACCCTGTCCTTCGCTCCTCGTTTGAGCTTGTTGACAGCCCATTTGGTGACAACAGTGAGGGCCATGCTGGAGGACAAGGATCAAAACTATTTGGGTGAGGGGAAAGaggagcaggaagcagcagaCCTACAGCAGTGATGGGATCTCCTCACGTTGCCTGAACAAGCAGCTTGTGCAGCATAGCCTCGGGGCAACCTTTTTATCATCTACTGGCAGAAAGCGTGGTGGCCCTGAGCGGATGTGCTGTCCCCAGTGTTTGGGTGCTCGGGCCTGTCTCCTAGGGGACCCACTCCTCACAACACAGCAAGACAGCCTCTGAGACACCTAAAAATAACCAGCAAGAGCAGAGAGGTCAAAAACCGCTTGAACCATGTAAATCATCTCCTGTGATGAAAACTGGGGAAAAGACAAGTCAGATTGGAAGTTGCTTGGCCTAGCGCCGACGCCGAGTGCGTGGCCGAAGCGGCCGAGCACAGAGCTGCCTGGAGGCCTTCCAGCTCGCGGCCATGCAGGGGAAGGGCACCCTGGCTGATGATGCCAGGACTATTGTTTAGGTTCTGGGGAGGATGTTGTTGCACACCCGTCTCCCAGTCTCACCACTTACCACTTATTTTCGTTCTGAGTCGCAGTAAGAAGTCTGAGACGTTACCAGTGAGTAGTCTAGCAATTCTGTGGGCATTTCAGAGAACCCCACCCAGCCTGCAGCATCTCAGACCTTGACAGCTCTGCAACAAAAATAGTGCCTTTGTGTCTGCGTGGTACCTGTGCATCAGCCTTGGACCGTCTCCATCTGCAGCTAAAACCAAGCTTCGCCTCTAATAGCCGCGGAAAGCACAAcggctggcagcagggatggTGGTTTCACATTGTTGTCAGTGATGCTGCATCGTAAGTCAGAGCAGGCtttgctggtgctgtgctgcatcCTCCAGTGAGGAGGGAGAGCCTATGGTGCCCTGCACAGCAACCCCAAGCGAGGCAGCAGGAGCTCTTTTCTCTGGTTCTGCATCACCCAGCAAGCACAAATGCACCAGAGCAAGGGAAAAATCCAGGAGCAAACCCACTGGAAGCTGAAGGAGAAGAAGTGGAGCCTTGTAAGCCCCTGTAGAGCTCAGGATGGTCATCACTGCCTGGCTTAAAGGTCCAAATCCCTGAGAGATGCAGTTTGGGAAGGGCCTGTGTAGCCTGGGTGGCTCCAAGCAAGGCCCATGCAGGGGaccagcagctctggctgctgcgtGAATAGATGGCATGAAGCCTCCTGGTGTGAGATCTAGCAGAGAGAGGGGGTGCAAGACAACTGAAGCGGCTCCCgaggctttattttttcaaacaatGAGCCTGTAGGTGCAGTCTGGGTGTCTTATacccctgctgccaccaccctCTCCTGTGTGTGAGCATCCCAGTGTGATCTcccctgtgccagcactgcttctGTAGGGTGCTGACAGCCGGGCTGATGAGCTGACACCCACCCAGGCATCCCCATCCACGGTGCTTCCCATGCTGGCTCtccagctggaggcaggaggtTCTCAAACCTCATCAGAGGCCACAGCAGGAGAAATGGCTGTGCTTCCTGCACCTCTCCTGAGGATGGCTCCCTCAGGCATGACATGGCTTTGTTATCACCCCACTGGTgaaaacaggcacagcacagcacgcTGCAGGCTTTTCCTGATTGCTCTCGGGGCTAGGCTGATGGGTCTAAACCCACCTGGAAATATGCCCCTTCTCCTTGCCTGAAAGAAGGGTATGTAGAAACTGAGGGCATTTAGCTCAGTTCCTCAGTTAGAAGCCTGCTTCTGGTACCTTATCCTGAAAAAATGGCAGCTGATGCTCCTTGGCGAGGCAGCAATCCTGAAACAATATTAGCAACAGGACCTGCACTGGCAAGGAGGCTTCAGCCtcgtgctggggctggtgctgctggccagagcagGAGTGAGGTCCCGCTAAAGGGTGAGGCCCCGCTTCCCCATCCCATCCAGCACAGTGCCACCGCCCCCATCCCTACTGCCGTGCTCCttcctggccatgctgcttGTGCAGCCCCCAGGCCACCCCACAGGTCCCTGCTGCTCAGAAATGAGGCAGATGAGACATCAGCAGACATGGGGCTGTTCCCTGAACTCCCCGCTCTCCCCTGCCACCGCCCCGCTCCCGCCGTGCCACGCAGGGCCTGTTGAAAAACAAAGCGCGcagcattttcattctttattttacaaaaataaaccagtTTTGCCCTGGTACTCTATGGCCCCCcaccttcccctctgcccctgcttctgttcctctgcccggagctcctgctgctcccgcCGCAGCTCGCACGGGGGCTGCCCGTGCCCACGCTCCCACAGGGTCCCCAAGCAAGCACCGGGGAAGGGGTTGGTGCCCTTTTGCGAATGCTCCTCTTCCCAGGATCCAAGCTGGAAACTGCCCGAAGATGCCTCCTGGTGGCCCTGCCGTTTCTGCACGGGGAACAAGTCTTGGACAAAGTCACTCAGAGTACATACACGCTGTGAGAAGggccgtctgtctgtctgtctgtccctctCCGGATGGAAAAGCGAGCCCCACGAGGTTGCTTCTTGGCCGCTCAGTGCTGGAAGCGCGGGGAGCTGATGTGGGGCTGGTGGAAGGAGTGCGTGGCGTAAAGCACCTctgggggcggcggcgggggcgacGCCAGGATGGAGCAGAGCGGTTCGTGGGAGCTCAGCACCGAGGTGAAGTGCTTCATCTCCTCCGTCAGCTGCCGGATCTCCCGGCGCAGGGCCGCGTTCTGCCTCTCCAGGTCTTCGCTCTCCTGGGGAGACAAAAACAGGGGGGTTCCTCAGCTGTAGGTGTGAGTGGGGAGGCTCTGGGGTGCAGTGTGGTACCCAATAATTGTGTGTGGGGTCTGTAGGAGCTGCCCCACATCAGGACACACCGCAGCATCACAAGCTGCAGCCCTCGCTGACCCACCTCCTTGCAGCAGGATGGGAGCGGGCGGAGGAGGTGGccgtgctggagctggggtCCTGTCCCCGCACCTCTCAGCCCAGCAGTTTCCAAAATGACAAGTTTCCGGCAAATTCTGCCCCGAGCGGTGGCTGGGCAAACCCCCCTCCTCCAGCCGGCCGGGTGCGGGCGCGATGCTGGCGGCCCCGGCGCGCTCCCCGGCCCCAGCTTACGAGAAGTGACTGGGGTGTGCGCCCGCCCAGGCTTTCTCGCTCCCTCTCACGCACACGCACGCCGTCGTCCGCTTCCCGGGCCGCCTGGCCGGGGGGAGGGCGCGCTGAATAACCGCCGTCTTTAACCAGAAAACCACCTGCCACAGGAAACCTGTCATTGCCCTGGAAAGAAAAGACTCACTGCTTCCTGCTAGCAGCCGGGGAAACCAGCGgcccggcggggaggagggggagacgCTTGagtcagaagaaaagagaaaccgAGGCCTGAGAAGAACCGAAGTATTGCTGCTGTTAATGAGGATAACAACAAAGGGTCTGATGGTGATGCTCGGCCCTGCCTTGAGGAGAAAATCACAGCCTTTGCTGCCCAGAGgcagccagctccaggctggagcATCCCAGGCTTCAGCAGCCTGGGCAGGACCAAAGGAGATAGGGAGGACTCGGTGCTGGGCTCCACGAATTCAACCAAAAGCAGGACCCAAGGCTCCgaggccctggagagctgcagcaggtcccTGGCAAAGCGAAGCTGTCACCTCTCCAGCCACCATGCTGGCTTTTGGAGGCGCGTGCTCTCTATGCAGAGGGTAAAACGCGGCTGCAGCACCAAACGAGCATCTCCGGGACACGACAAAATGCTTTGGAAATCGTGACTGACGTCAAACGCGGGAGCTGACGGGAATCACCCGCGGGCCTGCCTCCCGCTGACTCATTCCCCTCAAAGCACAAGCTGGGAGCCCTGGGGCAGGTGGAGATGCTGCGACACCTCCACAGCCCAGGCTCTTCTGGGCAGGACTGCACCCGAGAGGCACGGTCCTAATGCTTCTGCCATTGtgtccctgcctcctgcccctggGGAAGGTAGGAATCTGTCCTATTGGTGGCATCTGAGCACCTCATAACAGCTCTTAACAAAGTGGTTTGTTGTCTGCCCTGAGAAGAGCAGCTCATGGAGCACAGCAAGTCAGGATTTTCCTGAGGGAAGAGTTCAAATCCACCTCTAGTTTGGCCTTGGACAGAGCACCAGCCCCGAGGAAAGgctctccctccatccctctcaGGCACGGTCTCCCAGAGCCATCGCTGCTGACAGACCTATCAGTCGGCCCAGAGCCGTGCCTGCTctagcagcaccagcagctgctcaggAAAGAGTGAAAAGTCCATCAGAAACCCACTGCCAGCATGGGCTGAGGGCGTGATGAAAAGGGAAAGGCTCAGGACCAACTTCTCAAGAATCCGTCCCAAAAACGGGGATTTGGGGAATATGAAGACGGAAGTCAAAGGGTGTTTTTTTGAAGACCAGCCTGTCACATTTGAAGGGGCAGCCAagccctgggcagggacacaGACGGTCTCTGCACGTTCTGCATCCTGCTCACCAACGGCCCAAAACGCGCAGGATTGCGCCTACCGAAATGCAAAGCACACGAACACAAAGCACCCCTGTGCTCTAACACTGCCCACGCACACACAGCAAGAAGTGGCCATCCCTCCCGAAATGCAGCCTCGTAATCCCTCACGCTGGGAAGAGCCACCAGGGTACCATAGGAGGAGAACAGGACAGGGAGAGTGAAACCAGAGCAGGGAAAATCCATGCTGGGCAAGAGGAACAGCCCCCAGGTACTGCACAGTGCTCAGGGGTAGGAAGGGATGCGAGTTCTGCCATAGGGACAtcttaaatattataaaatgattaatatttatttatctacatGGTGTGGTGCCTCAGAAAACAGATCAGGGGCAAAGCCCGTTTGGTTCTGCAGGGCAGCACTCTCCATACCAAGGGACACAAAGTGCCACCGTCTCAGAGGGGTGCCCCTGTGCACCATGGCATTGCTGTGAGTGACGGCGTGAAGCACAAACCCAGGGAGCACCAGCCCAGGCGAGCCCACACGTTTGAAGAGCTTCTGCCCGAGCCTGTCAGGAGAGGTTTGGAGAGGAAATTGGTAATGTCAGACTGAGAGATCAGTCTTGTTCTTGATGCTAAACCGCCTGCTAAACTGAGGGCTTCTGTGGCAATCCCCCTTTCTGACGGGCGGTGACGACAGGACCTGCCAGGCATGAATCCTGGCAGCAGACCTGTGTCTGCCAGCAAGGGCACCCATGGGGATGTGGGGAATGGTACTGGTGACACAGAGCAAGTCACCATGACATTTAGTGGATGAACAGGAGGATTTCGCTCTGGACCTGCTGAAGAAGGACTGTGCCTGGGCATCTAGGTGGAGAAAACCTGCCCGCGCTGGGGCTGTGTGCTCTCAGCGACGGCGCTGCCACCAACATCCTGCCCTGGCCCCCCTGTTCCTGCCCTGCCCGCACTGAGCACTTCTCCAGGTCCCCAGGGTGCAAGCAGGTTGT
This region includes:
- the BATF gene encoding basic leucine zipper transcriptional factor ATF-like, with amino-acid sequence MPHSSDSSDSSSSSQSPPPSKQDSSDDMRKVQRREKNRIAAQKSRLRQTQKADTLHLESEDLERQNAALRREIRQLTEEMKHFTSVLSSHEPLCSILASPPPPPPEVLYATHSFHQPHISSPRFQH